In Flavobacteriaceae bacterium, the following proteins share a genomic window:
- a CDS encoding nuclear transport factor 2 family protein, with translation MNSKHFHFIYFLILSIFISSHQLNAQSTNVKYNSEDLNKVILELDNQFWKAYNTCDLENFKTFLTDDLEFYHDKGGLITTLSKLMTSVKNGLCGNKNMRLRREAVKSSVNVYPLNNYGAIISGEHTFYLTENGEKEKLIEKAKFTHIWQLKENRWKMSRIISYDHQPISENTSKDKITLSKNELLKLTGEYKAPNTGIVNITIVDNTLEINAGKMIAKIYPESETLFFHKQAPLTFEFIKNDDGNIIKFIIRENGKIVEEAKRIK, from the coding sequence ATGAATTCAAAACATTTTCACTTCATCTATTTCTTAATACTAAGCATTTTTATTTCTTCGCATCAATTAAATGCACAATCTACTAATGTCAAATATAATTCTGAAGATTTGAATAAAGTAATTCTCGAATTGGATAACCAATTCTGGAAAGCTTACAATACATGTGATTTAGAAAATTTCAAAACATTTTTAACTGACGACTTAGAGTTTTATCACGATAAAGGAGGTTTAATCACTACATTATCCAAATTAATGACATCAGTTAAAAATGGTCTTTGTGGCAATAAAAATATGCGTTTACGAAGAGAAGCAGTTAAGTCTTCAGTAAATGTATATCCTTTAAACAACTATGGAGCTATTATATCCGGAGAACATACTTTTTATTTAACAGAAAATGGAGAAAAAGAAAAACTTATTGAAAAAGCTAAGTTTACACATATATGGCAATTAAAAGAAAATCGATGGAAGATGTCTCGTATAATAAGTTATGATCACCAACCTATTTCTGAAAATACTTCAAAAGATAAAATTACATTATCTAAAAATGAACTATTAAAACTTACAGGGGAATATAAAGCTCCAAATACTGGAATTGTTAATATAACTATCGTTGACAATACTCTTGAAATAAATGCTGGTAAAATGATTGCTAAAATTTATCCTGAATCTGAGACTCTCTTTTTTCATAAACAAGCGCCTTTAACTTTCGAATTTATAAAAAATGATGATGGCAATATTATTAAATTTATTATTCGTGAAAATGGAAAAATAGTTGAAGAAGCAAAACGAATTAAATAA
- a CDS encoding ketoacyl-ACP synthase III yields MYNSKITGLGYYVPDNIITNDDLSKMMDTNDEWIQERTGIKERRWIKEGTDDTSAVMGAKASRIAIERAGLTKDDIDFIIFATLSPDMYFPGGGVQLQDILEMPTIGALDVRNQCSGFIYSLSVADQFIKTGMYKNILVVGAEYHSGGLDKTTRGRNVSVIFGDGAGAAILSRTEDNTKGILSSHLHSEGKHAKELTVEGPSICKWVPEILEANDPDDTSYYPYMNGTFVFKHAVVRFSEAIIEGLKTNNLQASDIDMLIPHQANLRISQFVQKKFGLNDDQVFNNIQKYGNTTAASVIIALTEAWEQNKIKDGDTVVLAAFGSGFTWGSVIIKW; encoded by the coding sequence ATGTACAATTCAAAAATAACTGGCCTTGGCTATTACGTTCCAGATAATATAATTACGAATGATGATTTATCCAAAATGATGGATACTAATGATGAATGGATACAAGAACGTACAGGAATAAAAGAGCGTAGATGGATTAAAGAGGGCACTGACGATACTTCTGCTGTTATGGGAGCTAAAGCTTCGCGTATAGCTATAGAACGTGCAGGATTAACAAAAGATGATATTGATTTTATCATATTTGCTACTTTGAGCCCAGATATGTATTTCCCAGGAGGAGGTGTTCAATTACAAGATATTTTAGAGATGCCAACTATTGGGGCTTTAGATGTTAGAAACCAATGCTCTGGATTTATATATTCGTTATCTGTTGCAGATCAGTTTATAAAAACTGGAATGTATAAAAATATACTTGTAGTAGGTGCAGAGTACCATTCAGGTGGATTAGATAAAACTACTAGAGGAAGAAATGTTTCTGTAATATTTGGAGATGGAGCAGGAGCAGCAATATTATCCAGAACAGAAGATAATACAAAAGGTATCTTATCATCGCATTTACATTCAGAAGGAAAACACGCAAAGGAATTAACTGTTGAAGGGCCTAGTATATGCAAATGGGTGCCAGAGATTCTGGAAGCTAACGATCCAGATGATACATCTTATTACCCTTATATGAATGGTACATTTGTTTTTAAACATGCTGTGGTTCGTTTTAGTGAAGCAATTATTGAAGGATTAAAAACAAATAACTTACAAGCTTCAGATATAGATATGTTAATTCCACATCAAGCTAATTTGAGAATTTCTCAATTTGTTCAGAAAAAATTTGGACTAAATGACGATCAGGTATTTAATAATATTCAGAAATATGGTAATACTACAGCAGCATCTGTAATTATCGCACTAACTGAGGCTTGGGAACAAAATAAAATTAAAGATGGTGATACAGTTGTATTAGCTGCTTTTGGAAGTGGATTTACATGGGGAAGTGTTATTATAAAATGGTAA
- the htpG gene encoding molecular chaperone HtpG, whose protein sequence is MTKGSINVSVENIFPLIKKFLYSDHEIFLRELISNATDATLKLKHLTSIGESKSEYGNPQIEIKIDKDAKKLHIIDQGLGMTADEVEKYINQVAFSGAEEFLDQYKDAAKDSGIIGHFGLGFYSAFMVAEKVEIITKSHKDEPAAHWTCDGSPEFTLEASDKTDRGTEIILHIAEDSTEFLEERRIRELLLKYNKFMPISIKFGTKEINDPEHTPETTTDKDGKETTEPHRQITVDDIINNPDPAWTKQPADLEEDDYKGFYRELYPTQFEEPLFNIHLNVDYPFNLTGILYFPKMTNDLNIQKDKIQLYQNQVFVTDNVEGIVPEFLTMLRGVIDSPDIPLNVSRSYLQADGNVKKISSYITRKVADKLKSLFNNNREDFEVKWNDIKIVIEYGMLSEEKFFEKADAFALYPSVDGKHYTYEELYNKIKANQTDKDDKLVILYASNKDEQHSYIEAAKAKGYEVLLLDSPIVSHLMQKLETTKEKISFARVDADSIDKLIKKDDTTISKLDEEQTKALDELLKEVIPSEKFMVQLDAMDSEAAPFMITQPEFMRRMKEMQQTGGGGGMFGMGNMPEMYNLVVNTNSALVSEILNTKTKKKQERLITQSLDLARLSQGLLKGEELTNFIKRSYEMIK, encoded by the coding sequence ATGACAAAAGGAAGTATTAATGTTTCGGTAGAGAATATCTTTCCCCTAATTAAAAAATTCCTATATAGTGATCACGAAATCTTTTTACGTGAGCTTATAAGTAATGCCACAGATGCCACTTTAAAGTTAAAACATTTAACTAGTATTGGTGAATCTAAATCTGAATATGGTAACCCTCAAATTGAAATTAAGATCGATAAGGATGCAAAAAAGCTTCATATTATCGATCAAGGTTTAGGTATGACTGCAGATGAGGTTGAAAAATATATTAATCAAGTAGCATTTTCTGGCGCCGAAGAATTTTTAGATCAGTATAAAGATGCTGCTAAAGATTCGGGTATAATTGGTCATTTCGGGCTTGGATTTTACTCTGCTTTTATGGTAGCTGAAAAAGTAGAAATCATTACTAAATCTCATAAAGATGAACCAGCAGCACATTGGACTTGCGATGGATCTCCTGAATTTACATTAGAAGCATCTGATAAAACAGATAGAGGAACAGAAATAATTCTTCATATTGCTGAAGATTCTACAGAATTTTTAGAAGAAAGACGTATTAGAGAATTACTTTTAAAGTATAATAAGTTTATGCCTATTTCGATTAAATTCGGAACTAAGGAAATTAACGACCCTGAGCATACTCCAGAAACTACAACAGATAAAGATGGAAAGGAAACTACTGAACCTCATCGTCAGATCACTGTTGATGATATTATCAATAATCCTGATCCAGCTTGGACAAAACAACCAGCAGATTTAGAGGAAGATGATTATAAAGGCTTTTACAGAGAATTGTATCCAACACAATTTGAAGAACCTTTGTTCAACATTCATTTAAATGTAGATTATCCGTTTAATTTAACAGGGATTTTATACTTCCCTAAGATGACGAATGATTTAAACATTCAAAAAGATAAAATTCAATTATACCAAAATCAAGTATTCGTGACAGATAATGTAGAAGGCATTGTTCCTGAATTCTTAACAATGCTTCGAGGTGTTATTGATTCTCCAGATATTCCGTTAAACGTATCACGTAGTTATTTACAAGCCGATGGTAATGTAAAAAAGATTTCATCTTACATTACACGTAAAGTTGCCGATAAATTAAAATCATTATTCAACAACAATCGTGAAGATTTTGAAGTTAAATGGAATGATATCAAAATTGTAATTGAGTACGGAATGCTTTCTGAAGAAAAGTTCTTCGAAAAAGCAGATGCTTTTGCCTTATACCCTAGTGTAGATGGTAAGCATTATACTTATGAAGAATTATACAATAAAATTAAAGCAAATCAAACAGATAAAGATGATAAACTAGTAATTCTTTATGCTTCAAATAAAGATGAGCAACATAGTTATATTGAAGCTGCTAAAGCAAAAGGTTATGAAGTATTATTATTAGATTCTCCTATAGTATCGCATTTAATGCAAAAGCTTGAAACCACTAAAGAAAAGATTTCTTTTGCACGTGTTGATGCTGATTCTATAGATAAGCTAATTAAGAAAGATGATACTACTATTTCTAAATTAGATGAAGAACAAACTAAGGCTTTAGATGAATTATTGAAAGAAGTTATTCCTTCTGAAAAATTCATGGTGCAATTAGATGCTATGGATAGCGAAGCTGCTCCATTTATGATCACACAACCAGAATTTATGCGTCGTATGAAAGAAATGCAACAAACTGGCGGTGGTGGCGGTATGTTTGGCATGGGTAATATGCCAGAAATGTACAATCTAGTAGTAAATACAAATTCTGCTCTTGTTAGTGAAATTTTAAATACTAAAACTAAAAAGAAACAAGAGCGTTTGATTACTCAAAGTTTAGATTTAGCACGTTTATCTCAAGGATTATTAAAAGGAGAAGAGCTTACTAATTTTATTAAGCGTAGTTACGAGATGATTAAGTAA
- a CDS encoding serine hydrolase yields the protein MKSLLPIISFLFVCYFGHSQNLETQINNYINSVYKPNESGATVLVGKGGKTIYRKAFGLSNLELETKMKPENVFEIGSITKQFTAIAILMLEEQGKLKVTDNITKYISDYPTQGATITIHNLLNHTSGIKDYTSMENFIKLVRTDMSPTELIDVFKNEPMDFRPGERFLYSNSGYVLLGHIIEIVSGQSYEGFIEKYIFDKIEMSSSTYGKTKQIIKNRASGYQQNGNDYVNSEYLSLTLAYAAGALMSNIDDLYKWQKALNTNQLITRKSYEKAINGSTLNNGEHITYGYGLDTNNIQGSKSISHNGSTLGYATMGIYMPEEDVFVSVLTNCDCKSPDAIANKIAALVIGKPFPNKEDAIVLNENQLKKWVGAYEFEGSIIRHITLKGKQLFSQKEGSTNVEIYPMTASNFIFDGGTTVYDFYTENEKRMVKMTSNGISAMGKGIDKASPSEKKEISLPLDVLKQYVGKYELAPDFIIEVTIDGTQIFAQATGQGRFELFAEDKTNFFVKVVAAKVRFNKDASSKVESLTLFQGGQEMLAKKIDKAVPSERKEISLPLDVLKQYVGKYELAPDFIIEITIDDTQIFAQATGQGQFELFAEDKANFFVKVVAAKVRFNKDASNKVESLTLFQDGQEMLAKKIE from the coding sequence ATGAAATCACTATTACCAATCATCTCATTCCTTTTTGTATGTTATTTTGGGCATTCACAAAACTTAGAAACACAAATAAACAACTATATCAATTCTGTTTATAAACCAAATGAATCTGGAGCAACAGTATTAGTTGGCAAAGGCGGTAAAACCATATACAGAAAAGCCTTTGGCCTTTCTAATCTAGAACTAGAAACGAAAATGAAACCTGAAAACGTGTTTGAAATTGGCTCTATCACTAAACAGTTTACTGCCATTGCTATTTTAATGCTCGAAGAGCAAGGAAAATTAAAAGTAACCGATAACATTACGAAATACATCTCCGATTATCCAACTCAAGGAGCTACTATAACCATCCATAACTTGTTAAATCATACATCTGGAATTAAAGATTATACCAGCATGGAAAATTTCATAAAGTTAGTAAGAACAGATATGTCACCTACTGAACTTATTGATGTGTTTAAAAACGAACCTATGGACTTCAGACCTGGAGAGCGATTTTTATATAGTAATTCAGGATATGTATTATTAGGGCATATTATCGAAATTGTATCTGGACAATCGTATGAAGGTTTTATTGAAAAATATATTTTTGATAAAATAGAGATGTCTTCATCCACTTACGGGAAAACAAAACAAATCATTAAAAACAGAGCTTCAGGTTACCAACAAAATGGCAATGATTATGTAAATTCAGAGTATTTAAGTTTAACATTAGCTTACGCAGCTGGGGCGCTAATGTCTAATATAGATGATCTTTATAAATGGCAAAAAGCCTTAAATACAAATCAATTAATTACTCGAAAAAGCTATGAAAAAGCCATTAATGGTTCTACACTAAATAACGGCGAACATATTACATATGGATACGGGTTAGATACAAATAATATTCAAGGTTCTAAAAGTATTTCTCATAACGGAAGTACTCTCGGGTATGCCACAATGGGTATTTATATGCCAGAAGAAGATGTTTTTGTATCTGTTCTTACAAATTGTGATTGCAAATCTCCTGATGCTATCGCTAATAAAATTGCTGCTTTAGTAATTGGAAAACCTTTTCCAAATAAAGAAGATGCGATAGTTCTAAATGAAAATCAATTAAAAAAATGGGTTGGCGCTTATGAGTTTGAAGGCAGTATAATTCGCCATATCACATTAAAAGGCAAGCAACTATTTAGTCAAAAAGAAGGGAGTACAAATGTAGAGATATATCCTATGACGGCAAGTAATTTCATTTTTGATGGTGGAACTACAGTATATGATTTTTATACAGAAAACGAGAAGCGTATGGTAAAAATGACTTCTAATGGTATTTCTGCTATGGGCAAAGGCATTGATAAAGCGTCACCATCTGAGAAAAAAGAGATTTCATTGCCCTTGGATGTATTAAAACAATATGTCGGAAAATATGAGTTAGCACCTGACTTTATTATTGAAGTTACAATTGATGGCACTCAGATTTTTGCTCAAGCAACTGGGCAAGGACGATTTGAATTATTTGCTGAAGATAAAACTAACTTTTTTGTAAAAGTTGTTGCTGCAAAAGTTAGGTTTAATAAAGATGCCTCGAGCAAGGTAGAGAGTCTAACCTTGTTTCAAGGTGGTCAAGAAATGTTGGCAAAAAAAATTGATAAAGCAGTACCATCTGAGAGAAAAGAAATTTCATTACCCCTAGATGTATTAAAACAATATGTTGGAAAATATGAGTTAGCACCTGACTTTATTATTGAAATTACAATTGATGATACTCAGATTTTTGCTCAAGCAACTGG
- a CDS encoding class A beta-lactamase-related serine hydrolase: protein MKKSIPIVIILICFTLNIVAQSRTEASNVLIENLVKEKKVVGVSAGYSVNGDILWKSAAGFADQDKGKEFKTDTEVRTASIAKSMTAIAVMQLVEQDLIDINLPIDTYISEFIQKAKIKITTKHILTHTSGIDDYKNIKEIENKVNYESLLDAYEVFKDRKLRFEPGTQYYYTSYGYVVLGLLIEKVSGLSFETYMQKHIWDKANMTNTGIEKLESKRENTASLYRRDRKEKLKSSKVNNLSNRIPGGGFYSTVNDLIKFGNALLNNTLVNENTIKLMTEHHSLEKVNNSYGFGFFLYGKHPNEGSIYGHNGAQTGTSTQLFIIPGRKTVVVTVSNTSGAGKEVSTVAGNLIGISQKKQ, encoded by the coding sequence ATGAAAAAATCAATTCCAATTGTAATCATCTTAATCTGCTTTACATTAAATATAGTTGCTCAAAGCAGAACTGAAGCTTCTAATGTTCTAATTGAAAATTTAGTTAAAGAAAAAAAGGTAGTTGGAGTATCTGCAGGTTATTCTGTTAATGGAGATATATTATGGAAATCAGCTGCAGGTTTTGCAGATCAAGATAAAGGCAAAGAATTTAAAACAGATACTGAAGTACGAACAGCATCAATTGCTAAATCTATGACTGCCATAGCCGTTATGCAATTGGTTGAACAAGATTTAATAGACATTAATTTACCTATTGACACTTATATATCTGAATTTATTCAGAAAGCAAAAATAAAAATTACTACAAAGCATATATTAACACATACCTCAGGAATTGATGATTATAAAAATATAAAAGAAATTGAAAACAAAGTAAATTATGAATCGTTACTCGATGCTTATGAAGTATTTAAAGATCGTAAGTTACGTTTTGAACCTGGCACGCAATATTACTACACAAGTTATGGTTATGTTGTTTTAGGTCTCTTAATAGAAAAAGTATCTGGTTTATCATTTGAAACTTATATGCAAAAACATATTTGGGATAAAGCTAATATGACAAATACTGGTATAGAAAAATTAGAAAGCAAAAGAGAAAATACAGCATCTTTATATCGAAGAGATCGTAAAGAAAAACTTAAAAGTTCAAAAGTTAATAACCTAAGTAATCGTATTCCTGGTGGTGGTTTTTACTCTACTGTTAATGATCTTATAAAATTTGGAAACGCATTACTTAATAATACACTAGTAAATGAGAATACTATAAAATTGATGACTGAACACCATAGCTTAGAGAAAGTTAATAATAGTTATGGATTTGGATTTTTTCTTTATGGAAAACATCCTAACGAAGGAAGTATATATGGGCACAATGGTGCGCAAACAGGAACTTCAACACAGCTATTTATTATTCCAGGTAGAAAAACCGTTGTTGTAACTGTTTCAAATACATCTGGTGCTGGAAAAGAGGTAAGTACAGTGGCAGGAAATTTAATAGGTATTTCTCAAAAAAAACAGTAA
- a CDS encoding LytTR family transcriptional regulator, with the protein MRKLPLNTSFRHHTLVALVISLWLVTFLIFIAPFDASELNFVNRFKILPFYGVLCFGTYLLLIFIQNWFFKHYKIWNISLEIIFILVYDIALFFLSYLYYKTDIVNGNYDFKAFGLEVYLPICLIILPIFIFSRWFLYKKASKKSSVITLKGGNKLDILKILFEDLICVSSADNYIEVSYLIKGTLHKKLLRNTLKDTQNDVPDLLKVHRSHLINPVHFKEWNGSNSIKLTEIEIPVSKNYRAVVMKLI; encoded by the coding sequence ATGCGAAAGTTACCTCTTAATACTTCTTTTAGGCATCATACTCTAGTTGCTTTGGTAATTAGTTTATGGCTGGTGACATTCCTTATTTTTATTGCACCCTTTGATGCTTCGGAATTAAATTTTGTCAATCGTTTTAAAATCTTACCATTTTATGGTGTTCTCTGTTTTGGAACTTACTTATTGTTAATCTTTATTCAAAATTGGTTTTTTAAACACTATAAAATATGGAATATCTCTTTAGAAATTATTTTTATTTTAGTTTATGACATCGCATTATTTTTTCTATCATACTTGTACTATAAAACAGATATTGTCAACGGCAATTATGACTTTAAGGCCTTTGGTTTAGAAGTTTACCTTCCTATCTGTTTAATTATACTTCCAATTTTTATCTTCTCAAGATGGTTTTTGTATAAAAAAGCATCAAAAAAATCAAGTGTAATTACACTTAAAGGTGGTAATAAATTAGATATTTTAAAAATCTTATTTGAAGATTTAATCTGTGTATCGAGTGCTGATAATTATATAGAAGTCAGTTATCTTATTAAAGGAACATTGCATAAAAAATTATTACGCAATACACTTAAAGATACTCAAAATGATGTTCCTGATTTACTTAAAGTACATCGATCTCATTTAATTAACCCAGTTCATTTTAAAGAATGGAATGGTTCTAATAGTATAAAACTTACGGAAATAGAAATCCCTGTTTCAAAAAATTATAGAGCTGTTGTAATGAAACTAATTTAA